A single region of the Betta splendens chromosome 12, fBetSpl5.4, whole genome shotgun sequence genome encodes:
- the shroom3 gene encoding protein Shroom3 isoform X5: protein MESGAGAQSNGGGWVLVEARLRGGAPWGFTLQGGLEHGEPLIISKVEEGGKAECVEQPLLVGDEIIVINEVELTGYRQEAIALIKGSYKTLQLIVRREFDPGYAEGLDTSPFSFPTLPASSSSSTSPPSPRQPHTPSPSTRSRSSPAGGVQLRIKNRRSEPASRPHSWHSTKLSEGQQESDKGEMDAVSSAWHHSFHTSALTTDMSAVSYLRKSPDQYSSRGSMESLDPPPSGAQHQHPLGHHGHSGAHRAYSSCQQLSSARSSNSIDHLHSKRDSAYSSFSTSSSIPEYLASTPVERSYSLETVPQRGAGSGELLQEADVRYVQSVYDAHEGFSPELGSAALLHNSDSKGGGGKRPSQDPQGPGGGVCYRGSSSGSVPASNRHSVGPIWGPAASCSSYEAAPAPPRRSDSYAAIRNHERPNSWSSLEPARSLRSLQKGSWHHSSGHLASGAGKGSYSTDAQLHTVIEKSPESSPTTKPRQGGGVPLPPSPPPLSPAPPASGSQSTRLLSEPHYAQTPSSSEQPDLQRSRGREDDVAESQREGRTTPNGYHHNAPPAQTQASCSVTLAPTLNRPLKEDLNFGHSKPRMKTGAGCPDAPAGPSRHHQEAQSLHSPSVHTSHQHNHDLRFPHIQSTTEPRSRSSPELQDAFTLQSRPIERTSIHSDQAVFTRVTQEQPDHQQTQQQTQQQTYQQTYQQTYQQTHQPTPQPTHQQTHQQTHHQTHHQTYQQNHQQTHQQTQQQTYQQTYQRTHQPTPQPTHQQTQQQTYQQTHQQTQQQTQQQTYQQNHQQTHQQTQQQTYQQNHQQTYQRTHQPTPQPTHQQTHQQTYQQTHQQTHQQTQQQTYQQTYQQTQQQTYPQPQATPSFASQSSPRHLSDSAALQYQAWEHREHPLTRLENALAEVQRCTGPDDAVFSPSSFGDDGHGPARSLSVLEKVSRFERRERAGKQRSHSTSHVHNKAARLPMSEKSCSASCGADDLRNMLERSTNGAKAQRTMSYRGVSSELMKHRALADPSSALQRSRSSFQLDGLKEGESSRESGWKQDVQEMLGSVEDAPYSRSYRDSLIDAQPKVLRSTSLRQKELSSSISPPPPSRSPPASHSSGQQPSFVPMKLHSLEKKGPKTKPKPQGVVITPQSQPLTSPHTPKERHMVSPDLRGPSPPALPSIPAIGPAVARICGRRRLTADQKKRSYSEPENINEVGISDTETASLFRRGGETSVADRRRMFELAAASPAGARAPQSTSRPDLRQVQHNALSEYVERKRGLRRGDGGHRGVSRPHSAYYQPDDSRHAASPSCFSDTYSLSSASSLLSLQDSSAEPSLSSGERRLCSTLPPGSDFRSLQSNLFYPGRVTTPRPPALPPSSSASVNLPTHPDLGHQQRPAQLSGALQRAAQGSKRSASAEDLLERMEEKQRWHQHQRSCSSPAAEMLNQDFPPVDVRTCGSSSADPVSLAEDRAADVHASLGTVSPSQLSLTPVQPPGPSPGPSFAPAARRERQRSCDCQRARGASALAASVGLPCPCSPAAPQDAGGGEWPARDRLSLDAIAFADILQSGACGETLGADRQTGRSGAAGDGGSSAVGTDHTGAAPRPPSPPDSPVRHLSSLRISESSLLSPFERQKSPDSFPGLSQDDFDDVFLQSPAPPSPPAQEPSITENLPTPPPPSPPPALELELGTGNQTVQSPSSEPSLLPPPSSLPLPVLSLSPPPDPPLITPAPPAAAEVGLCLEYQPLPRRKRTPEELRVELLSRQLVQQDSSLGPLLATWGSRTTVELMEEIFTNNKAQLQQRRNSQSDDSWFGSSRQSQEV from the exons ACGCAGCGAGCCGGCATCGCGTCCCCACTCATGGCATTCGACGAAGCTCAGTGAAGGTCAGCAGGAGTCAGACAAGGGCGAGATGGACGCCGTGAGCAGCGCGTGGCACCACAGCTTTCACACCAG TGCCTTGACCACCGACATGTCTGCCGTCAGCTACCTGAGGAAGAGTCCAGACCAGTACAGCTCCAGAGGCAGCATGGAGAGTCTGGACCCTCCTCCCTCCGGAGCTCAGCACCAGCACCCACTGGGCCATCATGGCCACAGTGGGGCCCACCGGGCCTACTCCTCCTGCCAGCAGCTGTCCTCTGCCAG GTCCTCCAACAGCATCGACCACCTCCACAGCAAACGAGACTCCGCctactcctccttctccaccagctccagcatCCCAGAGTACCTGGCCTCCACTCCAGTAGAGCGCTCTTACTCGCTGGAGACGGTCCCTCAGAGGGGAGCCGGAAGCggcgagctgctgcaggaggctgacgTCCGTTACGTCCAGAGCGTCTACGACGCCCACGAAGGCTTCTCGCCGGAGCTCGGCTCCGCTGCACTGTTACACAACAGTGACtccaaaggaggaggagggaagaggccGAGTCAGGACCCGCAAG GTCCAGGGGGCGGGGTCTGTTACCGCGgtagcagcagcggcagcgtgcCGGCCTCCAACAGACATAGCGTGGGCCCAATATGGGGCCCCGcggccagctgcagctcctacGAGGCGGCTCCCGCTCCGCCGAGGCGGAGCGACAGTTACGCAGCCATCAGGAACCACGAGAGGCCGAACTCCTGGTCCAGTCTGGAGCCGGCAAGATCCCTACG GTCTCTGCAGAAAGGTTCCTGGCATCACTCCAGCGGTCACTTGGCCTCAGGTGCAG GAAAAGGCTCTTACAGCACAGATGCACAGCTCCACACAGTGATAGAGAAGAGTCCGGAGAGCAGTCCCACCACTAAGCCTCGGCAGGGCGGAGGCGTCCCGCTTCCACCTTCACCCCCCCCACTGTCCCCTGCACcccccgcctccggctcccagTCCACCCGGCTCCTTTCTGAGCCCCACTATGCACAGACGCCCAGCTCCAGCGAGCAGCCGGacctgcagagaagcagagggagggaggacgacgtggcagagagtcagagggaaggaaggacCACACCCAATGGATACCACCACAACGCTCCGCCAGCACAGACGCAGGCCTCCTGTTCAGTAACTCTGGCGCCCACACTCAACAG GCCTCTGAAGGAAGATTTGAACTTTGGACACAGCAAACCTCGCATGAAAACAGGTGCGGGCTGCCCAGACGCTCCCGCGGGGCCCAGTAGGCATCACCAGGAAGCTCAGAGCCTCCACAGCCCCAGTGTCCACACAAGCCATCAACACAATCACGACCTTCGTTTTCCTCACATCCAGTCAACTACTGAACCCAGGTCCCGCTCCTCACCAGAGCTGCAGGATGCCTTCACACTCCAGTCCAG GCCAATAGAACGAACCAGCATTCACTCAGACCAAGCAGTGTTTACCAGGGTCACCCAGGAGCAGCCAGACCACCAGCAGACCCAGCAGCAGACCCAGCAGCAGACCTACCAGCAGACCTACCAACAGACCTACCAGCAGACCCACCAACCGACCCCCCAACCAACCCACCAGCAGACCCACCAGCAGACCCACCACCAGACCCACCACCAGACctaccagcagaaccaccagcagACCCACCAGCAGACCCAGCAGCAGACCTACCAGCAGACCTACCAGCGGACCCACCAACCGACCCCCCAACCAACCCACCAGCAGACCCAGCAGCAGACCTACCAGCAGACCCACCAGCAGACCCAGCAGCAGACCCAGCAGCAGACgtaccagcagaaccaccagcagACCCACCAGCAGACCCAGCAGCAGACctaccagcagaaccaccagcagACCTACCAGCGGACCCACCAACCGACCCCCCAACCAACCCACCAGCAGACCCACCAGCAGACCTACCAGCAGACCCACCAGCAGACCCACCAGCAGACCCAGCAGCAGACCTACCAGCAGACCTACCAGCAGACCCAGCAGCAGACCTACCCTCAACCTCAGGCCACACCTTCCTTTGCTTCCCAGAGTTCCCCCCGTCACCTTAGCGACTCTGCAGCCCTCCAGTATCAGGCCTGGGAGCACAGAGAGCATCCGCTGACCCGCCTGGAGAACGCCCTCGCTGAAGTGCAGCGGTGCACAGGCCCAGATGACGCTGTCTTCTCTCCCAGTAGCTTCGGCGATGACGGCCACGGGCCGGCCCGCAGCCTCTCTGTCCTGGAGAAGGTCAGCCGCTTCGAGCGCCGGGAGCGAGCTGGAAAGCAGCGCAGTCACAGCACAAGCCATGTTCACAACAAAGCTGCCCGTCTGCCA ATGAGTGAGAagagctgcagcgcctcctgcgGGGCAGACGACCTGAGGAACATGCTGGAGAGAAGCACGAATGGGGCCAAAGCCCAGAGAACCATGAGTTATAGAGGAGTGAGCAGTGAGCTCATGAAGCACAG GGCCCTAGCAGATCCCAGTTCTGCCCTTCAGAGGAGCCGCAGCAGCTTTCAGCTGGACGGGCTCAAGGAGggtgagagcagcagagagtctgggtggaagcagGACGTGCAGGAGATGCTGGGCTCCGTGGAGGACGCCCCCTACAGCAG ATCCTACAGGGACTCTTTGATAGACGCGCAGCCCAAGGTCCTGCGATCCACCTCCCTCAGGCAGAAAGAGCTCAGCTCGTCCATCAGCCCTCCGCCTCCATCGCGTTCTCCTCCAGCGTCCCATTCCAGCGGCCAGCAGCCTTCATTCGTCCCAATGAAACTGCACTCCCTGGAAAAAAAAGGTCCCAAAACCAAACCCAAACCTCAGGGCGTGGTCATCACACCCCAGTCACAGCCGCTCACGTCCCCCCACACGCCCAAGGAGCGCCACATGGTCAGTCCAGACCTCCGGGGGCCCAGCCCACCAGCTCTGCCCAGTATCCCAGCGATCGGACCCGCCGTGGCCCGGATCTGCGGCCGCAGGCGTCTGACAGCAGACCAGAAGAAGCGGTCCTACTCAGAACCGGAGAACATAAACGAGGTGGGGATTTCAGATACAGAGACGGCTTCTCTCTTCAGACGTGGAGGAG AAACCAGCGTGGCAGACCGGCGGAGGATGTTCGAGCTTGCAGCAGCGAGTCCGGCGGGCGCCAGAGCTCCTCAGAGCACATCGAGGCCCGATCTGCGACAGGTTCAGCACAACGCTCTCAGCGAGTACGTGGAGCGGAAGAGGGgcctgaggagaggagacgggggaCACAGGGGCGTGTCCAGGCCTCACAGCGCCTATTACCAGCCTGACGACAGCCGCCACGCAG cgtctccttcctgtttctcagACACCTACAGCCTCTCGTCTGCCTCCAGTTTGCTCTCCCTGCAGGACTCCAGTGCAGAACCAAGCTTGTCCTCTGGGGAGAGGCGTCTCTGCTCCACCCTCCCTCCGGGTTCTGACTTCCGGAGCCTGCAGTCCAACCTCTTCTACCCGGGCAGAGTGACTACTCCCAGGCCTCCAGCGCTGCCGCCATCAAG TTCTGCCTCTGTAAACCTGCCAACGCACCCAGACCTCGGCCACCAGCAGCGACCCGCACAGCTCAGCGGGGCACTGCAGAGGGCGGCCCAGGGCTCCAAGAGGTCGGCGTCGGCCGAGGACCTCCTGGAGCgaatggaggagaagcagaggtggcatcagcatcagcgctcctgctcctcccccgCCGCAGAGATGCTGAACCAG GACTTTCCTCCAGTGGATGTCAGGACGTGTGGCTCATCCAGCGCTGACCCGGTCTCTCTCGCTGAGGACAG agctgcagacgtCCATGCTTCTCTGGGGACCGTCTCTCCATCTCAGCTCAGCCTGACCCCAGTGCAGCCTCCCGGACCTTCTCCAG GCCCCTCCTTCGCGCCGGCCGCCCGCCGGGAGCGGCAGAGGAGCTGCGACTGCCAGCGGGCCCGCGGCGCCTCCGCGCTGGCGGCGTCCGTGGGCCTCCCCTGCCCCTGCTCCCCGGCCGCGCCTCAGGACGCCGGCGGTGGCGAGTGGCCGGCGAGGGACAGGCTGAGCCTGGATGCCATCGCCTTCGCGGACATCCTGCAGAGCGGCGCCTGTGGTGAGACGCTGGGGGCGGACAGGCAGACGGGACGCAGCGGCGCAGCGGGAGACGGGGGGAGTTCAGCCGTCGGGACAGACCATACGGGCGCCGCTCCccgccccccctcaccccccgaCTCGCCCGTTCGCCACCTCTCCTCCCTGCGGATTTCGGAGTCCAGCCTCTTGAGCCCCTTCGAGCGGCAGAAATCACCCGACAGCTTCCCGGGTCTTTCTCAAGACGACTTTGACGACGTCTTCCTCCAGAGCCCAGCCCCACCCTCACCTCCAGCACAAGAGCCCAGCATCACAGAGAACCtgcccacccctccccctccgtctcctcctcctgccctcgAACTAGAGCTGGGAACTGGAAACCAGACTGTGCAAAG TCCTAGTTCAGAGCCCAGccttctcccccctccctcctcactgCCACTACCTGTGCTCAgcctctcccctccccctgaTCCACCACTCATCACTCCTGCCCCACCTGCGGCGGCCGAGGTCGGCCTGTGTCTGGAGTACCAGCCCCTGCCCAGGCGGAAGAGGACGCCCGAGGAGCTgcgagtggagctgctgtcccgGCAGCTG GTGCAGCAGGACTCCTCTCTGGGGCCCCTCCTGGCGACGTGGGGGAGCAGGACCACCGTCGAGCTGATGGAGGAGATCTTCACAAATAATAAAGCacaactgcagcagaggagaaacAGCCAATCAGACGACAG TTGGTTTGGATCCTCCCGTCAAAGTCAGGAAGTATGA
- the shroom3 gene encoding protein Shroom3 isoform X3: protein MGNRDGGPVHREFDPGYAEGLDTSPFSFPTLPASSSSSTSPPSPRQPHTPSPSTRSRSSPAGGVQLRIKNRRSEPASRPHSWHSTKLSEGQQESDKGEMDAVSSAWHHSFHTSALTTDMSAVSYLRKSPDQYSSRGSMESLDPPPSGAQHQHPLGHHGHSGAHRAYSSCQQLSSARSSNSIDHLHSKRDSAYSSFSTSSSIPEYLASTPVERSYSLETVPQRGAGSGELLQEADVRYVQSVYDAHEGFSPELGSAALLHNSDSKGGGGKRPSQDPQGPGGGVCYRGSSSGSVPASNRHSVGPIWGPAASCSSYEAAPAPPRRSDSYAAIRNHERPNSWSSLEPARSLRSLQKGSWHHSSGHLASGAGKGSYSTDAQLHTVIEKSPESSPTTKPRQGGGVPLPPSPPPLSPAPPASGSQSTRLLSEPHYAQTPSSSEQPDLQRSRGREDDVAESQREGRTTPNGYHHNAPPAQTQASCSVTLAPTLNRPLKEDLNFGHSKPRMKTGAGCPDAPAGPSRHHQEAQSLHSPSVHTSHQHNHDLRFPHIQSTTEPRSRSSPELQDAFTLQSRPIERTSIHSDQAVFTRVTQEQPDHQQTQQQTQQQTYQQTYQQTYQQTHQPTPQPTHQQTHQQTHHQTHHQTYQQNHQQTHQQTQQQTYQQTYQRTHQPTPQPTHQQTQQQTYQQTHQQTQQQTQQQTYQQNHQQTHQQTQQQTYQQNHQQTYQRTHQPTPQPTHQQTHQQTYQQTHQQTHQQTQQQTYQQTYQQTQQQTYPQPQATPSFASQSSPRHLSDSAALQYQAWEHREHPLTRLENALAEVQRCTGPDDAVFSPSSFGDDGHGPARSLSVLEKVSRFERRERAGKQRSHSTSHVHNKAARLPMSEKSCSASCGADDLRNMLERSTNGAKAQRTMSYRGVSSELMKHRALADPSSALQRSRSSFQLDGLKEGESSRESGWKQDVQEMLGSVEDAPYSRSYRDSLIDAQPKVLRSTSLRQKELSSSISPPPPSRSPPASHSSGQQPSFVPMKLHSLEKKGPKTKPKPQGVVITPQSQPLTSPHTPKERHMVSPDLRGPSPPALPSIPAIGPAVARICGRRRLTADQKKRSYSEPENINEVGISDTETASLFRRGGETSVADRRRMFELAAASPAGARAPQSTSRPDLRQVQHNALSEYVERKRGLRRGDGGHRGVSRPHSAYYQPDDSRHAASPSCFSDTYSLSSASSLLSLQDSSAEPSLSSGERRLCSTLPPGSDFRSLQSNLFYPGRVTTPRPPALPPSSSASVNLPTHPDLGHQQRPAQLSGALQRAAQGSKRSASAEDLLERMEEKQRWHQHQRSCSSPAAEMLNQDFPPVDVRTCGSSSADPVSLAEDRAADVHASLGTVSPSQLSLTPVQPPGPSPGPSFAPAARRERQRSCDCQRARGASALAASVGLPCPCSPAAPQDAGGGEWPARDRLSLDAIAFADILQSGACGETLGADRQTGRSGAAGDGGSSAVGTDHTGAAPRPPSPPDSPVRHLSSLRISESSLLSPFERQKSPDSFPGLSQDDFDDVFLQSPAPPSPPAQEPSITENLPTPPPPSPPPALELELGTGNQTVQSPSSEPSLLPPPSSLPLPVLSLSPPPDPPLITPAPPAAAEVGLCLEYQPLPRRKRTPEELRVELLSRQLVQQDSSLGPLLATWGSRTTVELMEEIFTNNKAQLQQRRNSQSDDRGMIDGATEARVDEEQKDLNTKKVELCEALTSSVAALQQEREALCEEQRQHQALGASVEALVQERLTANERDKYSVFIGDLERIVNLLLSLCGRLSRVDRSLLALDTTELTQEDAAEERDCLHRKRSLLLRQTEDARELKENLERRQRVVHGVLSARLAGPQLRDYGRFVGALPSLLIRRRRLDELIRTGQEQLERLQESLQAPASRSAPLPRLPPPPPAPGPVHAVRSTAVTSL from the exons ACGCAGCGAGCCGGCATCGCGTCCCCACTCATGGCATTCGACGAAGCTCAGTGAAGGTCAGCAGGAGTCAGACAAGGGCGAGATGGACGCCGTGAGCAGCGCGTGGCACCACAGCTTTCACACCAG TGCCTTGACCACCGACATGTCTGCCGTCAGCTACCTGAGGAAGAGTCCAGACCAGTACAGCTCCAGAGGCAGCATGGAGAGTCTGGACCCTCCTCCCTCCGGAGCTCAGCACCAGCACCCACTGGGCCATCATGGCCACAGTGGGGCCCACCGGGCCTACTCCTCCTGCCAGCAGCTGTCCTCTGCCAG GTCCTCCAACAGCATCGACCACCTCCACAGCAAACGAGACTCCGCctactcctccttctccaccagctccagcatCCCAGAGTACCTGGCCTCCACTCCAGTAGAGCGCTCTTACTCGCTGGAGACGGTCCCTCAGAGGGGAGCCGGAAGCggcgagctgctgcaggaggctgacgTCCGTTACGTCCAGAGCGTCTACGACGCCCACGAAGGCTTCTCGCCGGAGCTCGGCTCCGCTGCACTGTTACACAACAGTGACtccaaaggaggaggagggaagaggccGAGTCAGGACCCGCAAG GTCCAGGGGGCGGGGTCTGTTACCGCGgtagcagcagcggcagcgtgcCGGCCTCCAACAGACATAGCGTGGGCCCAATATGGGGCCCCGcggccagctgcagctcctacGAGGCGGCTCCCGCTCCGCCGAGGCGGAGCGACAGTTACGCAGCCATCAGGAACCACGAGAGGCCGAACTCCTGGTCCAGTCTGGAGCCGGCAAGATCCCTACG GTCTCTGCAGAAAGGTTCCTGGCATCACTCCAGCGGTCACTTGGCCTCAGGTGCAG GAAAAGGCTCTTACAGCACAGATGCACAGCTCCACACAGTGATAGAGAAGAGTCCGGAGAGCAGTCCCACCACTAAGCCTCGGCAGGGCGGAGGCGTCCCGCTTCCACCTTCACCCCCCCCACTGTCCCCTGCACcccccgcctccggctcccagTCCACCCGGCTCCTTTCTGAGCCCCACTATGCACAGACGCCCAGCTCCAGCGAGCAGCCGGacctgcagagaagcagagggagggaggacgacgtggcagagagtcagagggaaggaaggacCACACCCAATGGATACCACCACAACGCTCCGCCAGCACAGACGCAGGCCTCCTGTTCAGTAACTCTGGCGCCCACACTCAACAG GCCTCTGAAGGAAGATTTGAACTTTGGACACAGCAAACCTCGCATGAAAACAGGTGCGGGCTGCCCAGACGCTCCCGCGGGGCCCAGTAGGCATCACCAGGAAGCTCAGAGCCTCCACAGCCCCAGTGTCCACACAAGCCATCAACACAATCACGACCTTCGTTTTCCTCACATCCAGTCAACTACTGAACCCAGGTCCCGCTCCTCACCAGAGCTGCAGGATGCCTTCACACTCCAGTCCAG GCCAATAGAACGAACCAGCATTCACTCAGACCAAGCAGTGTTTACCAGGGTCACCCAGGAGCAGCCAGACCACCAGCAGACCCAGCAGCAGACCCAGCAGCAGACCTACCAGCAGACCTACCAACAGACCTACCAGCAGACCCACCAACCGACCCCCCAACCAACCCACCAGCAGACCCACCAGCAGACCCACCACCAGACCCACCACCAGACctaccagcagaaccaccagcagACCCACCAGCAGACCCAGCAGCAGACCTACCAGCAGACCTACCAGCGGACCCACCAACCGACCCCCCAACCAACCCACCAGCAGACCCAGCAGCAGACCTACCAGCAGACCCACCAGCAGACCCAGCAGCAGACCCAGCAGCAGACgtaccagcagaaccaccagcagACCCACCAGCAGACCCAGCAGCAGACctaccagcagaaccaccagcagACCTACCAGCGGACCCACCAACCGACCCCCCAACCAACCCACCAGCAGACCCACCAGCAGACCTACCAGCAGACCCACCAGCAGACCCACCAGCAGACCCAGCAGCAGACCTACCAGCAGACCTACCAGCAGACCCAGCAGCAGACCTACCCTCAACCTCAGGCCACACCTTCCTTTGCTTCCCAGAGTTCCCCCCGTCACCTTAGCGACTCTGCAGCCCTCCAGTATCAGGCCTGGGAGCACAGAGAGCATCCGCTGACCCGCCTGGAGAACGCCCTCGCTGAAGTGCAGCGGTGCACAGGCCCAGATGACGCTGTCTTCTCTCCCAGTAGCTTCGGCGATGACGGCCACGGGCCGGCCCGCAGCCTCTCTGTCCTGGAGAAGGTCAGCCGCTTCGAGCGCCGGGAGCGAGCTGGAAAGCAGCGCAGTCACAGCACAAGCCATGTTCACAACAAAGCTGCCCGTCTGCCA ATGAGTGAGAagagctgcagcgcctcctgcgGGGCAGACGACCTGAGGAACATGCTGGAGAGAAGCACGAATGGGGCCAAAGCCCAGAGAACCATGAGTTATAGAGGAGTGAGCAGTGAGCTCATGAAGCACAG GGCCCTAGCAGATCCCAGTTCTGCCCTTCAGAGGAGCCGCAGCAGCTTTCAGCTGGACGGGCTCAAGGAGggtgagagcagcagagagtctgggtggaagcagGACGTGCAGGAGATGCTGGGCTCCGTGGAGGACGCCCCCTACAGCAG ATCCTACAGGGACTCTTTGATAGACGCGCAGCCCAAGGTCCTGCGATCCACCTCCCTCAGGCAGAAAGAGCTCAGCTCGTCCATCAGCCCTCCGCCTCCATCGCGTTCTCCTCCAGCGTCCCATTCCAGCGGCCAGCAGCCTTCATTCGTCCCAATGAAACTGCACTCCCTGGAAAAAAAAGGTCCCAAAACCAAACCCAAACCTCAGGGCGTGGTCATCACACCCCAGTCACAGCCGCTCACGTCCCCCCACACGCCCAAGGAGCGCCACATGGTCAGTCCAGACCTCCGGGGGCCCAGCCCACCAGCTCTGCCCAGTATCCCAGCGATCGGACCCGCCGTGGCCCGGATCTGCGGCCGCAGGCGTCTGACAGCAGACCAGAAGAAGCGGTCCTACTCAGAACCGGAGAACATAAACGAGGTGGGGATTTCAGATACAGAGACGGCTTCTCTCTTCAGACGTGGAGGAG AAACCAGCGTGGCAGACCGGCGGAGGATGTTCGAGCTTGCAGCAGCGAGTCCGGCGGGCGCCAGAGCTCCTCAGAGCACATCGAGGCCCGATCTGCGACAGGTTCAGCACAACGCTCTCAGCGAGTACGTGGAGCGGAAGAGGGgcctgaggagaggagacgggggaCACAGGGGCGTGTCCAGGCCTCACAGCGCCTATTACCAGCCTGACGACAGCCGCCACGCAG cgtctccttcctgtttctcagACACCTACAGCCTCTCGTCTGCCTCCAGTTTGCTCTCCCTGCAGGACTCCAGTGCAGAACCAAGCTTGTCCTCTGGGGAGAGGCGTCTCTGCTCCACCCTCCCTCCGGGTTCTGACTTCCGGAGCCTGCAGTCCAACCTCTTCTACCCGGGCAGAGTGACTACTCCCAGGCCTCCAGCGCTGCCGCCATCAAG TTCTGCCTCTGTAAACCTGCCAACGCACCCAGACCTCGGCCACCAGCAGCGACCCGCACAGCTCAGCGGGGCACTGCAGAGGGCGGCCCAGGGCTCCAAGAGGTCGGCGTCGGCCGAGGACCTCCTGGAGCgaatggaggagaagcagaggtggcatcagcatcagcgctcctgctcctcccccgCCGCAGAGATGCTGAACCAG GACTTTCCTCCAGTGGATGTCAGGACGTGTGGCTCATCCAGCGCTGACCCGGTCTCTCTCGCTGAGGACAG agctgcagacgtCCATGCTTCTCTGGGGACCGTCTCTCCATCTCAGCTCAGCCTGACCCCAGTGCAGCCTCCCGGACCTTCTCCAG GCCCCTCCTTCGCGCCGGCCGCCCGCCGGGAGCGGCAGAGGAGCTGCGACTGCCAGCGGGCCCGCGGCGCCTCCGCGCTGGCGGCGTCCGTGGGCCTCCCCTGCCCCTGCTCCCCGGCCGCGCCTCAGGACGCCGGCGGTGGCGAGTGGCCGGCGAGGGACAGGCTGAGCCTGGATGCCATCGCCTTCGCGGACATCCTGCAGAGCGGCGCCTGTGGTGAGACGCTGGGGGCGGACAGGCAGACGGGACGCAGCGGCGCAGCGGGAGACGGGGGGAGTTCAGCCGTCGGGACAGACCATACGGGCGCCGCTCCccgccccccctcaccccccgaCTCGCCCGTTCGCCACCTCTCCTCCCTGCGGATTTCGGAGTCCAGCCTCTTGAGCCCCTTCGAGCGGCAGAAATCACCCGACAGCTTCCCGGGTCTTTCTCAAGACGACTTTGACGACGTCTTCCTCCAGAGCCCAGCCCCACCCTCACCTCCAGCACAAGAGCCCAGCATCACAGAGAACCtgcccacccctccccctccgtctcctcctcctgccctcgAACTAGAGCTGGGAACTGGAAACCAGACTGTGCAAAG TCCTAGTTCAGAGCCCAGccttctcccccctccctcctcactgCCACTACCTGTGCTCAgcctctcccctccccctgaTCCACCACTCATCACTCCTGCCCCACCTGCGGCGGCCGAGGTCGGCCTGTGTCTGGAGTACCAGCCCCTGCCCAGGCGGAAGAGGACGCCCGAGGAGCTgcgagtggagctgctgtcccgGCAGCTG GTGCAGCAGGACTCCTCTCTGGGGCCCCTCCTGGCGACGTGGGGGAGCAGGACCACCGTCGAGCTGATGGAGGAGATCTTCACAAATAATAAAGCacaactgcagcagaggagaaacAGCCAATCAGACGACAG GGGGATGATTGATGGAGCGACAGAGGCCAGAGTGGACGAGGAGCAGAAGGATCTCAACACCAAGAAG GTGGAGCTGTGTGAGGCCTTGACCAGCAGCgtggcagctctgcagcaggagagggaggcgctgtgtgaggagcagaggcagcaccAGGCTCTGGGCGCCAGCGTGGAGGCGCTGGTGCAGGAGCGTCTGACGGCCAACGAGAGGGACAAGTACAGCGTGTTCATCG GAGACCTGGAGAGAATcgtgaacctgctgctgtcgctgtgcGGCCGACTGTCGAGGGTGGACAGGTCTCTGCTGGCGCTGGACACGACGGAGCTGACACAGGAGGACGCGGCGGAGGAGAGG GACTGCCTCCATCGCAAGCGCTCTCTGCTCCTCCGCCAGACCGAGGACGCGCGCGAGCTGAAGGAGAACctggagcggcggcagcgggtGGTGCACGGCGTCCTGAGCGCCCGCCTCGCGGGGCCGCAGCTGCGGGACTACGGCCGCTTCGTCGGCGCCCTGCCCTCGCTCCTgatccgccgccgccgtctgGACGAGCTCATCCGGACGgggcaggagcagctggagcgccTGCAGGAAAGCCTCCAGGCGCCGGCGTCCCGCTCGGCCCCGCTCCCGCGGCTGCCGCCGCCCCCGCCGGCCCCGGGCCCCGTCCACGCAGTCAGATCCACCGCGGTGACGTCGCTGTGA